The Amblyraja radiata isolate CabotCenter1 chromosome 39, sAmbRad1.1.pri, whole genome shotgun sequence sequence tctcattgtttaataaagcctgtaaattttagacttgctttgagtccatcttggtttctgttttctctcatcggcacactctggtcaattcaaccttttatcatatcccaccataattccgaggtctagaacctaggggaatccttttgtggagtaaagggaaaagcaAAACCCctacaggggctagtggagtcaagggatatggggagaaggcaggcacgggttattgatagggatgatcagccatgatcacaatgaatggcggtgctggctcgaagggccgaatggcctcctcctgctcctattgtctatgtttctataacccatatccatctattccatgcgcctatccaaatgtattttaaatgccattaacGTATCTAATTCAACCACCACCGCTGGCAGTATGTtcatcatcctctgtgtaaaaaaacatgcactgcaaacattgcccctctcaccttaaaggtatgccctctagtatttcatATTCCCATCCTGGGATGCAATCAGCCAGCTCAAACAAGAAAGGCCCACTTCTCAATACACACTTTTCCCATCCTTCCTAGGATTTTTCAAAGCACTTTACAACTAAGGAAATGATCCGCCATTTCaaggtaggttcattggcttctgtaggattacccctggtgtgtaggatgcgaaactgggattacatagaactagtgtacaggctgatcgcaggtcggcgcagacccggtcggccgaaggaccggtttccacgctgcatctccaaattaAAATTCATTGCTGCTCAGGAAGATCGATGGTCAGATGGTGTGTTGATTTTTAAACGAGGCTATCGCAAGGTTAAAACTCTGCCATTTCAGATGTCCCTTGGATCTTTTACATACAATAGTGTTGATAGATCTTGGGTTTATCATTTCTGCTGTGCACTGCCTCTGCTGTCACCTccagaatagacaataggagcaggagtaggccatctggcccttcgagccagcaccaccactcaatgtgatcatggctgatcatatgagACATGGGAATGAGACTTTAACCCGGatcttctacatttccttatttcACAGCACAGGCCACTTGGCCCATCCTTCCTCTGCTAGTTCACAGAACAAACTCCTGCTCTCCCGCTAATTttcgagattcaagagagtttattgtcatgtgtcccagataggacaatgaaattcttgctttgcttcagcacaacagaacatagtcggcataaAGTgggcataaataaataaattccttGCGAGATCGATGAGAAGATtgatctggcccttcggcccacaatgtccatgctgaacacaatgccaagttaaaactaatctcctctgcctgcacattccgttgagtttagttgaagagatacagcgcggaaaccagcccagagtccaggccgaccatcggtccccgtacactagcaccatcctacacactagggacaatttacagaagctaattaagctgcaagtctttggaacgtgggtggaaactggggcacccggagaaaacccacgtggtcacagggagaacatacaaactccgtagaaacagcatccatagtcaggatggaacccgggtctcgggcgctgtgaggcagcaactctactgctgttccatctgccgaacatgatccatatccctccgtttcaGAAATATCAACGTTCCCATCTAAATGCCtttattatatctgcttccaccaccacctctggtagcgtgttccaggcacccagcactctgtgaaaaatgATGCCACACATAGCACATGAACAGCCCTTtgacctacaatgtctgtgctgaccatgactGACTCTTATCTCCCTGCACATAATGCCTATCCCTCCACTCACAGTAcagccatatgcctatccaaacatCCCTTAAAGGCCACCcattttatctgcctccaccaccacccttgacaagacgttccaggcactcaccgccctctgtTCACTCacaacccctctcaccttaaaactaagccctctagtctttgacattttcaacctTGGGAAAAAAGACCCTAAATTTGCATCTATTCCAGCACCCACCTACATTGGGGCGATTTATCCCCAGTACGTGTGTGTCGTCTGTGGTAACGTACACAGCCGCAGGGAGACCACCCCAACCCTAcatcaccggaggtcaggatcgaacctgggtcactcgggttgtgaggcagcagctcgaatgCTTGTGCCGCTGGGCTGATCACGACCTACCAACCAGGAAGTAACGGAGTGCAAACAAACCGCTGGGTTTCAGTCAAACGAGATGATCCAGTCAGTAATAGCAAACAGCCAATATGCTTTCAGGCAGGCTGTGAAAGTTGGAACATagaggtacagcacagggacgggccattcagcccacaatgtttatcaCAAACATGATGGCAAGATGATCACATCTCCCTGTACACAGagccatacagcgtgaaaacagccccttcagcccaacttgcccacaacggccaacatgtgccATCGCCTGGGCAGTCTGTACCCTAGCGGCATGGAcgtcattgacctccaatttcaggtggccctcactgtctcctccccttctcagctctccctcagccctctggctcctcctcttcctttcttcttcccgcccccaccctacatcagtctgaagaagggtttcggcccgaaacgttgcctatttccttcgctccatagaatctgcctcacccgctgagtttctccagcacttttgtgtactacactatctacactagttcaacctgcctgcatctagcccatatccctctaaaccctgtcCTACCCATTTATTTacatatctaaatgtttcttaatagttgcgatggtacctgcctcaactacctcctccggcatctcgttccacacacccaccgccctttgagtaaaaaagttactcttcaggttgctattaaatccttcctccgtcaccttaaacctatgtcctctggttctcgattctcgattcccctactctgggcaagaagggGAATAAGGTGCCTTTATCTGGtcaattcctctcattattttctgCACCTCCATCAGATTACCCGTCACCCTCCGGCGCTCCAAGGTAGAGAGTcccggcctgctcaacctctccctactgtttaggccctcgagtcctgacaacatcctcgttaatcttctctgcacccttcccagcttgacaacatctttcctataacacggtgcccaaaactgaacacaatactctaatagTGGCCTCACCGACGCCTTGTATAACTGAAACATGACATCCCCAACCTTTGTACTCAATACTGGATGATACACAACCCCATGTCCcactatttatgtattgtatttatttacctttcttgtacatcagtggagctgcatactaaatctcgttgcactgacgtgcaatgacaataaaagatatattattattattattattccctgcACTTGTATGTTCCTgcctaaaatcctcttaaacgccactttcATATCTGCCCCCTTCACCCCATTCCCACCCGGGTAATGCGTTcctggcccccaccactctctatgtaaaaaaaaaacttccccccctctcaccttatagctgtgccctctagtattgggcATCTCCATCCTGcgaaaaaggctctgactgtccaccctatctatgcctctcagaagtttataaaattctcaacctctgacgttccagagaaaacaatcccagtccgtccaacctctccctggattTAAACCCTCCAATTTGGGtaagcctcctctgcaccctccaaagcctccacctgCGATGGGGCAGCCTGAACTACATGCGTTTCACCAAGTgcagcccaaccaaagtcctatggaGCTCACAGGTTCACGTTCATAAGCTCtaggaacagaataaggccattcggcccacctactctactccgccattctatcatgtctgatccatccttccctctcagccccattcaccTTGCCtttgtccccataacccccggcACCCCAGTACTAATCAGGACTACAGAGGAAGATGAGGGTTTACCTGCTGATGTGGCAGCCAGTTGCTATTGCCATCTGTGTTCACTGGGTTGTCTTCCATCCAAGATTTGGGGGTTAATCCTGGGCGGCTTCTGTTCAACTTTGGGGGCAACAGGACATGGCTGGAGAAGGGCCTCTTGGAGGAGCAGGAGGGAATCGAGTTCGAGACTCCCATCGATCTTCTCAAGCCCCTGCTGCAAGTAGTGTTGATGGATCCCCAGACTCCgccaccacctccacctccaccgccACCACCTTGCTGCTGGTGGCCTCCCCAGTTGTACGCCCTGAAGGCCTGTTGCTGCCCGCTGAAGCCGTTCCTCTGGGTGAAGGTCGCTTGGTGGGGGTGTTGGTGCTGGCTGAGCGGTGACTGCCTGTGCTGCTGGGACAGCCCcatctgatgggctgaagggtaggTCCCTCCTCCGAAGAGAGGCCCCAGGTGGACCAtcttgggcagaagcatggcggtGGGCAGGACCCTTTGTTGCAGAAGGTTCTCCTCGCCCGCCTGGCTGGTGGACCAGCCTAGGCTGTTGTGGGATGAGCCACTCCCTCCCAGATCCTGCAGAACCAAGTTGGCAGTGGTGTGGTGGCAGTCCAGCTGGGTGCTCCCCTCTCCACTCTGGACCTCTGCACCCTGGAAGGGCTCCAGGTCGGGCTCCAGGTATGCGTTGCAAACGGCTTGTCTTTTGGTGTCATTCTGGAGCATGGCTGGAATTggcagaggtggggggggagaggagtaagGGAAGGGAAATCCTTATAGAAAACAAAAAGGAGGTGGTgggtgagaaggggagagggggttggttgGTTGAGgatgggaagagaggagagggagggaattccTTATActaaaggaggggagggggttgtggggggggggagaggagagggtatgaaaggagaggagaggaattcCTTGCaaagggaggggttgggggaagagaggagaagaggtgaAAGAGGAATTCCTTGTAaaagggaggggttgggggaagagggggggagaggagaaatggtgaagaggagaggtgagagggaaaggggaattcCTTGCAAAAGGGAGGGGttggaggaagaggggaggagaggataggagaaatggagaagaggagagggaaagaggaaTTCCTTGCAAAAGGTAGGGgttggggaagaggggaggagaaatggagaagaggagagaaggaaagaggaaTTCCTTGTaaaaaggaggggaggggggtaggttgggagggagaggagagaagaggggggtttGGAGGAGACGGGAGAGGGTTAAGCCAAGCCTAGCCCAGTAGCACAGCCCGGCGCGGCTCTACCCCGGCGATCCTCGGCCACTGAGCCGCCCGGGTTGTGTAACAACACAGCACCGCGTCAGTTTCAGCCAACGCCGCAACGAACGCACGAAACGACATGAAACTAACCTAGCAGCATAATGCGGGCAGCGCTTGCTTgcttgccgctgctgctgctgctgctgtcgcgctgtgtgtgtgtgtgcgctgtgtatgtgtgttgtgtatgtgtgcttgcgttctctccctctctctcctgtccttCCTCATCGATCGCATCAAAATGGAATAACCAAGATCACAAGATTGTGTTTAGTGACCCACTCCTCGCCGCTTTACTCCGGAACTAAAGCTGCAacactccagagcattctggttgCTCCATATTTTAATTCCTCCCTGTCTATTTAAACCCTACGTTGCAAACACCGCACCTGATCTGCTTCGGCGCCGGCAATTTGCCCGTCAGTTCAATTCAGACCcagtgcagaattttatttaaaaaaaaaacatgtttgacGTTTTTATTGACATTTCTGAAATgcattgcagtttttttttttggctATTCGCTCTTTGCTTCGGCGCAGTTCTGTGTTCACCCCCCTCATCACAGCGAGACTCATTGACATGGGGACACAAGAGGAGATAACAGCACAGAGAAAaaaacacaggcccttcggcccactgaatccatgctggcCACCAACCCACCCATCCACTTGCACCAATTCTACAttggtctaatttttttttaaatcttaccaTATTCCAATCGAGTCTCCCCCCACATCCTACACCCTGGAGTCAATTTACAGTTCCCGTTTAATGTGCCAAGtgctggggtgtgggaggaaatcggagcacccggggaaacccacacagtcacagggagaacatgcaaactccacacagactgtgtgcctgaggtcaggattaaacctggctcttcataaattcagtctgaagaagggtctcgacccgaaacgtcacctaatccttttctccagagatgctgcctgacccgccgagttactccagcattttgtgtccatctttagtgtaaaccagcatctgcagttccttttcacaCAGTTATCATTGCATTGCTGCTTATGAGACAAATTGATTGAgtcatgacaatagacaacaggtgcaggagtaggccattcagcccttcgagccagcaccgccattcaatgtgatcatggctaatcatccccaatcagtaccccgttcctgccttctccccatatcccctgactccgctatttttaagagtctccTATATCTTGCAGCAATGATTAACCTGCAAATGTTGTGCCAATGGACATAAGGCCATTGAAATCTCCGCGAGCTGCTATATATAAACGgaaacaatatttattttaacaaTATATTTTTATTGTACAGGATGTggcaaggccacatttagagtattgggttcagttctgggcaccatgttagatgAAAGGTGtggttaaactggaaagggtgcagagatgattcacagggatgttgccaggactcgagggctttggctctattccttggagtgcaggacgaTGAGGTGTGATCGTATAGagggtgtgtaagatcatgagaggaatagataggataaatgcacaagAGTATTTTACCTGGAtttgggaaatcgagaaccaaaggacataggtttatgaagAGGCGGGGGGAAGAGTGAAgaggaatctgaagggcaactcttttacacaaagggtggtaggtgtatggaacgagctgctggaggaggtacgaTCTCAGGATGTAAAAAATgcttggaaaggtttagaaggatatggatcaaacgcaggcaggtgggactagtgtagatggggcatgttggttggcgtgggcaagttgagccgaagggcctgtttccacgcagtttgACTCTAAGTATCTCAgaaccggtgatggactgggcagtgttcacaactttttgcagtcttttccgctcctggacgttcaagttgccgaaccaggccacgataccacctatgctctctactgtgcacctgcagaagttcaagagaatactctttgacataccgaatctccacaatcttctcaggaagtagaggcgctgatgtgcctgacctgctgagttactccagcattttttgtctttttttttctaaaccaTCATCCTTGTATTCCCTTATTGAGTCTTAAGAGccacacagcgtagaaacagccccttcagcccaacttgcctatgctgaccaacatgccccatctacactagacccacctgcctgcatttagcccatatccctctaaagaccgatcccatccatgtacctgtccaaatgttttttaaacgttgtgatagtacctgcctcacccaccccctccggcagcttgttccacacacccaccgcccCTTGTtatttaaaatttgcccctcaggtGCCACAGGTGAAAATGCCACAGGTAAAATTGCCAcaggtgaaaatgttgcccctcatttTAGCTGTTGTTGGTTGATGGAATGTTGGAAGAACTCTAACCTTCCCCCAGTAGGGATTTGCTCAGCTAAAATAACACATTAATAAATTTGCAATCTATCGATTAAATCAATAAAGGCCACGGCTATGTGGATGCCACATAGCTCCTGCACGGAATTGTGGGAGTTGTAGTGTTTGTATGCTTACACCAGAGGAAGTGACAGAAGCACGAGACAAACTAGAGCTCCCAGCAAGCAGCTGTGTGACACTAGAGTTTACTTGTAGTTCCTGATATTAGCTGACGTAATGACCCGAGCCAGTCACTGCTCGCACACACCCTCTTTGACGCAGCGTATTTTAAAGGGCCGATGTCCACCACCCAGTCCATGTTCCttcacagatagagtggatgtttccactagtgagatagtctaggaccagaggccgtttagtctcagaattaaaggacgttcctttaggaaggagatgaggaggaatttctttatttatttcagatgctggtgaatctgtggaattcattgccacagaaggctgtggaggtcaagttaaGGGATAtttctaccacatcccaaagacgtgcgggtctgtacGTTAATTGAACTCTGTAaattgtagggagcggatgagaaagtgggataacatagaactggtgtgaaatgggtgatcaatggttggcatggactccgtgACTGAAGGAGCTGTTTCCATCTGAATCAATCAATCTGTGGCAACTCAGTCACAGTATATTCaagattttaataggaacctgaagggtaatgcccctgacccacttaggaaacctgaacggaaacctctggagactttgcgccccacccaaggtttccgtgcggttcccggaggtttttgtcagtctccctacctgcttccactacctgcaaccacctgcaatctccgggaaccgcacggaaaccttgggtggggcgcaaagtctccagaggtttccgttcaggtttcctaagtgggacaggggcttaacattttcacacagaggtgtatggaacgagctgccggaggaggtagttgaggcaggtgctatcacaacatttaagaaacatttgaacaggtacatggatagaacaggtttaaagggttatgggccatagttgggactagtgtagatgggacacgttggtcggtgtgggcaagttgggtcaaagggcttatttccacgctgtatgacttagtttttagtattagagatacagcacggaaacaggcccttcggcccaccgggtccacgccgaccagcgatccccgcacatcctacacccactagggacaatttttaagtttaccaaccgattacctacaaacctgtacgtctttggaatgtgggaggaaaccgaagatctcggagaaaacccacggaggtcacaaGGAgcacgtacggacagcacccgtagccgggatcgaacccggatctccggcgctgcattcgctataaggcagcaactctaccgctgcaccaccgtgacccttATTTAATTAGATTCTATGACTTTAAATCTAGAGATTACAAATTCTGGGATTACAAGAATTTACCGATAATGAAAAAATACTCCTTAAAGGATTGAAGAAACTGGACGCATTACAACCGAAAATGAATCTCTAAATATGCAGCTCTGATTgaactgatttttaaaaaaaacatgtaatATTGATTTTCAAATGCTCTTAATAGCTAAATCAAATACCCTTTTATCGACCAGAAgtgggatatgggcaggtgggactagcgtagatggtacatgttggtcggcaagttaggccaagggcctaattccatgtagttttcttagtttaatttagagatacagcgtggaaacaggccctttggcccacactggccagtgatccccgcacgttgACACTGtcatacacacaccagggacaattttacagttatattgagccaattaaccttcaaacctgtacgtctttggagtgtgggaggaaactaaagatcttggagaaaacccacgcaggtcacggggagaacgtgcaaactccctacagatccTGGAGCTGGCACGAGGCAGCAGGCGTTACAAGGCTGACGCAAGCTTCTATCTCTTGTTCCCTACCAGAACATGTCTTATTTATTTGGCAGTGTAAGCAGCAAAT is a genomic window containing:
- the LOC116967318 gene encoding cytoplasmic polyadenylation element-binding protein 3-like, with the translated sequence MLLAMLQNDTKRQAVCNAYLEPDLEPFQGAEVQSGEGSTQLDCHHTTANLVLQDLGGSGSSHNSLGWSTSQAGEENLLQQRVLPTAMLLPKMVHLGPLFGGGTYPSAHQMGLSQQHRQSPLSQHQHPHQATFTQRNGFSGQQQAFRAYNWGGHQQQGGGGGGGGGGGVWGSINTTCSRGLRRSMGVSNSIPSCSSKRPFSSHVLLPPKLNRSRPGLTPKSWMEDNPVNTDGNSNWLPHQQVQIRPWSLSDSDFVLDGSQPLDPRKTVFVGGVPRPLKAVELAMIMDQLYGGVCYAGIDTDPELKYPKGAGRVAFANQQSYIAAISARFIQLQHRDIDKRVEVKPYVLVDQLCDECQGAHCNGKFAPFFCANITCLQYYCEFCWTSIHSQAGREYHKPLVKEGGERLRQLPFRWS